The following are encoded together in the Humulus lupulus chromosome 5, drHumLupu1.1, whole genome shotgun sequence genome:
- the LOC133833854 gene encoding uncharacterized protein LOC133833854, which translates to MDTHHKSGTEWVTETAKNTWEELRAYRDTQQTQTTDTESSTPVSSAPEDEDISLVQIVFGKRQGHQKGYGRILNIRDRTPFDFRPSQTRDEEMFEMRERLRQLEEHVRTHCITSGSQCAPPPPDDPDVGAPTQ; encoded by the exons atggatactcaccataaatcaggcacagagtgggtgacagagacagccaaaaatacttgg gaggaattgcgtgcatatcgcgacacacagcagacacagacaactgatactgagagttccacaccagtttcgagtgcgcctgaagatgaagacatatctttggtacaaattgtcttcggaaaacgacagggccaccagaaaggatatggacgtatccttaacataagggaccgaactccatttgattttcgtccttcacaaactagagatgaagagatgtttgagatgagagagcgtcttcgtcagttagaggagcatgtccggactcattgtatcacctcgggatctcaatgtgccccaccaccacccgatgatcccgatgttggagcaccgactcagtag